Below is a window of Humulus lupulus chromosome 2, drHumLupu1.1, whole genome shotgun sequence DNA.
ATATCCAAAGAATAGTGCTAGGAACCATCATAAATTACATCTAAATATGTATCATCAATTTCTATATAATCTAAATAAAATCAAGTAGTGTGGTGTGTAATATTTAGGTGTAATCAAAATATTAAAGCTGCAATTATTTGTGGATCTAGCACCGGAGACCAATATAAGGTAAACTAGAATAGTTTGATTAATCAGTTTATTTGGGTTGTGCTTCGCCATTGCCATGCATTTTTTTCCTTGTGAACGagggatctgatttttttttagaggttgtaataataatattatatctcACCGTGCATAAAAACACAAGTATATTGCTAGTATTGTACTTAATTGCTTTCTTTAAAATGTTTCATGCTtgtcataaaaaaatattatactcATCTTCGACAGATTTGATTGGACCTCTTGAGAAATTATACACTTTGAGATCGATTTTCATAAGTTGACGAACAAGAATTTACAAGTAACTTACTATTTTATTGATTAATTAGAGCGACTGATTTTTTTTAAGGCAAAAGTCCATAATATTTTGATATAGTAGCatttaagttcttaatttttttttaagccAAAAGTCACTTACGTTAATATATTGGTGCACATTTTCCCTAAGAactcattaattattttaattgattttaaaagtataaaattcaaataaaattatattgttaattaataaaaaatataaattaatttaaataataaattaaaaaaatatattacttttttaaaaagaaaaaaaaaattacttaaaattactaaaataaaattttattcattAACACATATTTACATATTTACAAAAGTATTTTttacttattaattaaattaaaatagtgTTATTTTATTAGTTCTTACTCACACCAATTGAAGAAGATAAGAATCCAATATATAAAAAaagtattatatattttaatctaataattgtaatttcatttaatttagtatatatatttccTTCGATATTTTTTAATGGTAATAATAATTTGTAACTTTGGAGACTTCTCAATTATTGTAATAGCTTGAAGATCTCATGAAGCTATCACCAATAGTATGCGGAGAATTCTAGTGGTCACCCTATTGATATTTATTTCTAAACTTAATTtccaaaataatattatatatttatttattgtaattttttttcttatttattgttgataattatatatttttaaataaatgcaGGGGAGTGCATTGTTGGTACTTGTGGGTTAGCTATTACTTTGTTGGTATGAGATGGTTGAAGGTCATGTTAAAGATGATGCTAATTCGAGTTCCCACAATTTACATTCAAGAAACTCCAATCTCAAATTGAGAGGACAACAAAGATGTTTAGTTCTCAATTCCACACTCAATAACTCTAATCTCTCTTTTTTAGACATTTAGAATAAGGTTAGTATAAATTATAGAGTAAATTGCAGCTAAAATACtcattgtttttaaaatgttacacttttatactcaattttttgttttgtaaTAAATAtacttgtacgccctaaatatccacatatattggcgagctagaaaatgACCTAATTCGATTTGACACGTGTAGATCGTCCACCCGGAGTTGTGTGTTACGGGCCTCCTtctgtccagcccgagctgattagagagttaactgctacaCGGAGGCATCGTGTAGCAGaagtatgagtgtcacgagctggcaCCACACTAAGCTTGTGATGTAACAGAGATCTGACAtctgaatccttgtaaagtcaactaCGCAATaaaaacgtgcatatatcagacatcacgtgtctattctattcctgaattcttggacacgtaGTATAAACGGAATAACGGAatccagttcgatagcgacctgttcaccgaaatctgcgagaggcacgacataattaaaagcttttcctccgtggcctacccaggctaatggacaggtcgaggctgtgaacaagacactaaaagcgagccttaagaagaggttggatgaagccaagggagtttggcctgaacagctcccccaggtgctgtgggagtaccggacctcgcaccgaacttcgacgggtcacactcctttctccctgactttcgggagtgaggccgtccttcttgtcaaaacaaagatagcctcacatagagtctgtgcgtttgaccaagaccagaatgacAAATTGCTCAACAcgtcccttgacctagttgacgAAAGACAAGAAGCTTcgcagctgcagctcgcgcattatcaacaaaagatcactcgttatttcaactcaaaggtcaagagatGCATCTTTAACTTAAGCGACCTAGTGCTCCGAAGAGTCTCCTTAGCCGTTAAGGATtccaaggacggagttttgggaccaaactgggaaggaccctatcagataataGAAGTTGTGAAGGAAgagacctttaaactagctcgtcctaatggagaagcagtcccacggacatggaacgctatacacctaaagaaatattatcaatagtcatacttttgtaaggcttaattatgaaaGCCGCCTTGtcttattaaaaaatgagaagtactttTGTATATCATTGTATGTTTCTGTGTGCGGGTAGTGTTAGAAGAGCAtgttccaagtaaccaagaaagatctCTTTCTACTTACTTGGGGagcatatgtcctggatataaccaggtcctaaaacttagaagttagttaaattgactaaccagtgtttttcttaaagagcacgaggtgtcgataaaattaacgcgaactatgtttttaaaatcaaatatgtcctggatataaccaggtcctaaaacttagaagttagttaaattgactaactagtgtttttcctaaagagcatgaggtgtcgataaaattaacgcgaactaagtttttaaaattaaatatgtcctggatataactaggtcctaaaacttagaagttagttaaattgattaatcggtgttttttctaaagagcacgaggtgtcgataaaattaacgcgaactaagttttttaaatcaaatatgtcctggatataaccaggtcttaaaacttagaagttagttaaattgactaaccaatatttttcctaaaaaacacaaggtgtcgataaaattaatgcgaactaagtttttaaaatcaaatatgtcctggatacaaccaggtcctaaaacttagaagttgattcaaattggttaatcgatgtttttcttaaaaagcacgaggtatcaataacaattaacgcggactaagttttttaaaatcaaatatgtcctggatataaccaggtcctaaaacttagaagttgattcaaattggttaatcgatgtttttcttaaaaagcacgaggtatcgataaCAATTAATGcggactaagtttttaaagttaaccgTCCTGGATGTAAcgaggtcctaaaaacttagaagtttgttaaaatTGACTGGCAGTGCTTTGTAGTTTCGAAGAAAAAGTTAATAAACTGACGCAAACTATGTTTTTACCAAACAcgctaaaaaataaataataaaaataatattaaaaatagattgaaatgaaagtcagggaaaaaaattgtctcgaggaagaaaaacctcgtggtaaaagattacaagtaaaaaaaaaaagaatactaAAGTCCTAGGCCCCCCCAGGCCGCTCCGATGAAGTCACCCCTTCGGCCTCCTGTTCGCCAGtagcggaagtctccccagtcttaGAAGGCGGCTCTTGTTGAAGgcgggccttgaacttctcgaggaatggctcccacacctcaggcactaggaaggagaagtcgccatcctggttgaaggcccagcagtgatagagcatggcctccatggaggagctagaagaCGCCCTCTCTTCCACGGTGGCGGCCTCAGCCTCcaactgcttagccttggcctcctcgagctcagcctTCGTAGCGGCCAAGGCGACTTTTGCAGCCTCGACCTCCATATGCTTAGCCCTGGCTGCCTCCAGTTCGGCCTTCGCAGCGGCCAAGGCGACCTGTGTGGCCTTTTCGCTTTCTTTGGCAGccgtcagggcagccttggcatatTGCTCTTACTGTTGTGCAGATGCGAGAacggcctgagcagtctggaactcacccctgatctcgtcaaacctggctctggaccgagctatgctacggtgtagagccaaagccgcctgcaaagacatagatagtaaggcatgtgctgggaagaaaacaaagaaagttaactaaataaaattaccgtgagggtcatccccagtgaagactccataacattctcggggctccttgtctcgatctcccacaagtccctcggggtggcattgtagtaatgatCCACCGTATAGCTCACAGTCTCATAAaccgtccctcggaaggcctcagggattttctccagggcctgagtgTTAACCGGGATGCGCATGGTGGGAGTGGGAACTGGCGGGGTTCCAGCTGGTGGCTCCTGTTCCCGAGTAGGGACCGGAGGTTgcgggggaggtgggggcatgttctctgcAGCAGCAGGGACCTAGCCCCTCCCCTtagcgggagacttggaggtggtctcgggaggaggagtcttcttggtcagcTGGGGTTTCTTGACCAGTGGACGATCcagagggaggattccccccttGGAAGATGGACCGCAAGACGTTGTCACCGGGCTGGGctatctcttcgcctgaaaaaagaagaagggagcattagtatacatgtaaggttacttCATTACAAGAAAAGTCTAAAGATGTATtgcaaaggtcctaccctccgagctggaGGAGGAATCTAGTGTCACGTCCTCCGGCCTCAGAGCTTCTATGGGGAAGTCTAAGTTTATAACTTcgcgaatgagagggggctctgggtccaGATTCGCCTcaagactggactcctctacatactgcctaagccctgaagcgactacaccctccagaagggaggtcCACTACCTAAGGTTGGTCCGTACTCCTccaaaaaggccgacctaaaagccagggtgttgtctactattACAgttcccctagggcggcccatatcatggcgcaacactagttgatctacacactagagtagggttatgttaaggtctgggtcatctcgatgacgatgtacaagctggcttgggttaaacctagccaGCCTTAGGCCTGCAGCAGCCCTGTCTACgtccctaaacaggtatgggttaccttggccagaggagccggctgctgccccagactgAATTCGATCCGCGTCGAGGCCCTGAGCAGCCTCGAGAGCCCCCTTTCGTCATACGAGTGGCACCTCATCTTCCTCTTCCTGCTCGTCACTATCCGCAGCATACCCCTCGGGGACAGGCACCAGCTCGCGAGCAACTGGGATAACCCacgacctcctcaaggccagagtctggcccggagaaatcaacttacacgccagcattgtCTCATCAGATATGAGCtagcggtagtctttttcacttggtgggagccccgccaaggtgtcgtattgacccccaagggtcattgATTTGGCcatcctcgcaaaaatagctgcacgatgATGTTTAAGTCAACAcacatgaaaagaaataaagcaatgtggtgattttgcgagctgagaatagagagaacttacgaggacggttgaagtactggtattcgcagttgcgaaaccccgtcgacatgaagaactagtccttgaaatcgttggggtggctgggcagctcgatgactgcaggagagttgggaaaatgggtcaaatagtagaactcgtcgcctcgcccccgttgatccgggctggctttgaggcagaagaagaaaaggatgtccgctggggtcgggacctcccactcatgcctctgGAAGAGGTACCTCAGTCCCGCTAGCAAACGGTAGGAGTTAaggggcagttggaagggagccagcttcacgtaattcagaaaatccgtgaagtattggtccagaggtaggaaggccccgaccttgaggtgttcgtcgctccaagcCGTGAACTCCTCGTTGaggggcgtgcagctcctcttgccctcgaggggaggtcgggcaacaagagcgcctgtcccgatttcgatgttatgggacagcaggatcttgttgaccctcccttgggtcgtaatctttgagactatcctctctgcctcgaagaaagcatcaggtcccacctcgacctctttctccactgtgggaccgaagtgggggatgggagaatccacagcaatccctttccccttgctgacctgctgggatgacgagccagccgtgctcttcttgggtacgtttttcctgggtcccatctggtcgcctaacgaacaagaatgaagaaaagtttaaataggcgacctaaaaatagaaaagggaatatagcgtgagaagtgattttcgtacaagggctgaggtaatctcagctcgCGGTGTGTGAGGCCATGTGATGCCATGGtcacgcgcccacgtttccaacagatccccgattgctCTGGATCTGTGTGTTAGGATGGTTAGGATTATGCTTGCCTTGAAGGGAAAGTTTTAAAAAGCAAAACCgtctaggaagcgtgacccctaagctacccggttttgcaccctagaaacctTTCACCTTCCCCTTtccaaacaggcattccctaaagctacccagaaaagctacctagaaaaattacccagaatttatcttgtcctaaacatcacgttcctagacatgttctcataTAGTCGATATACCTAGGATCAAAAACTATGCACCAAAAACTTtccaaaaacaacctacagtgtgcgatTAAGAAAGAGGTTTACCTAACAGAAAAACAGAAAGATGAAAATATGCAACAGGAagaggacttacagtgtattttccgTATGGAATTCGCAAAAAGCGTAGGAATCGGAGTCCTGGTGGAGTCTTTAAAGCTGGATTGGTGCATAATCTCTTATGGCGAGAGCGTAGGGATCTCTGGGATGATAACCGGAAGAAGAGAAACTTCTGAGACtgaaaaggagagaaaatgaggaaaaaatttcaaatgaagggtggctaatacggaagatgcccaaccttatatatacgtaagagacataaaggaacgaggaccgttcgatcaaATTAATGTGTGATGCGAGGAtcataactcgagaggcgaaacAACGGCCGAaagcaggctaggccatttaatgcaattctcgggaATCGAACAGGTGCCAACCACGACGCTCCACGTGTCCGATGTCCACGCAgtgggcgggacatgaagagtcgaaagggatacttaaaagcccccgctgtgaagaCCACGGATGACGTCATGGGTCATGACTAGGGGCttgggggggagggggggggggggggcaaatgtacgccctaaatatccacacatatgggcgagctagaaaagggcctaattcgatcggACACGTGtagatcgtccacccggagcAGTGTGTTACGGGCCTCCTtctgtccagcccgagctgattagagagttaattgCTACACGGAGGCATCGTGTAGCAGAAGTATGAGTGTCACTAGCTGGCGCCACACTAAGCTCGTGATGCAACAGAGATCTGACATCTGAACCCTTGTAAAGTAAACCTcgcaatataaacatgcatatatcagacatcacgtttttattctattcctgaattctcggacacgcagtataagcATGCGTGTTTAGACATCCctcgcctgatttgggccatgcggcccattatccctccttacctattgattaggccacacttcactgcaaagtttaggaattaatcatcagtgtcacagatatgacgtgaaggataaagagatcacgggatgaccccattgccaacccatatatcttcttcctataaataccaagaccctgggtagtgcaaggggttggcatatttttgtaaagaaacactttgtaagaaatagtcaagagatatcaataatatcacttggtggactagagggattttaaccttcgaaccacctaaaaagaaaggagtgatcatcATCCCATAATATTAGTTTCTCCAATctaaaatatagttattttcatattacggttcaccaatcaGCACTAAATCATCccacttattcgtataattacctgttggcgaagaactgcgttaACAATACTCAATatcttcaaaatgttgcacttttatacctataTTTTTTTACGGTAAATATACCCGTTGTTTTtaaaatattgcacttttataactatttttttattattttgagagataataagaaagtgaaggaaaaatatatgtttttaattattttgaaattttaaattattttctctttcttattctttctcaaaataagtattttaaattaaaaattaataaatattatattaaaattaataacttttttaaaaataaatagttTTTTTGCTCcacgaactatgcacgttactgaaatatgagacttctgttagatttcatcATAGGTGGCTAACGGATTGATGATGTGACATTTTATATGTTAATGTGACACTACCATGTGTAGAATAAGTAACAATTCAATTATTAACAAATAACACTTTTTTagtttactttttcttttcttttacaatataaaacaaatatattttagacgaaaatttaaaataaatactaaagcaaagaaaaatatttaattaaagaagatgatgaatgatGAAGTGCttaaataaaaaaacttttaatttaagtAGAGGAGGACGAAGGGGAACAaactttgttttatgatttatctttaatttttattttaagatatatttattttatattgtaaaagaaaagaaaaagtaaaaaaaaaatatttgttattaattagattttaatttttgagtatttgaaaatttatttaattaatttgaaacatttagtattgtttattttcttaatcttttaaaatgatttttaaaatttttgttaaggatataattattattttaaagaaaaaattaggttttcttaattttttttttaataaaaatggcacaatttggtagtggtcaaagttttgGGGGCAAAAAtgttaattattctacacatgacagtgccacatcatcaatccgttagccacctaggacaaaatctaacaaaagtctcatatttcagtaacgtgaatAGTTCGGGGAAATTTTTTAACATCGGAAATTATTCAGGGGACAGAATCATATagtggtcatagttcggggggtaGAAATGCTATTTATTCcttttttaaataattgaaaactTATGGGTGTGATTGGTATGGTTTTGGGATACAATTTATTGTTTTCAAATATTAAAACTTGGTGGGACCCTTTAAAATATCTGATTGGAAGTTTATTTTTGAAAACTAAACTCAAATCAGTTTCTCAAATTTATAAAGAAAATGAGAAAACAATAAATACACGTTTTCAGAGTTTTGCAATATTTCAATCTAAAAACCCTAAAATCATTTTGTAAACTTTCTCCTTCTCATTTTCTCTCTGCGCCGCCTCTCTGTCAAAAGCagagttcttcttcttcttcaacaaaACCACACCATtcaaacttttcttcttctctgtTATTAATCAGATCAACTAGCCAGTCCTCTGTTGTCTTCTCTCGTGATCAACCAGCCTTTTCCTCTCCATTACACAAGGTAAAATCttctaatattatatatattggtatatatatataagagtatTTCTGAGTAGTAAAGAAGTAAgttatgagtatatatatatataagtatatatatatatataaagtatctcCTGAGTAGTAAagtagtaaatatatatatatatagatttaagAAAAAATCGTATGGCTTTTGAGTAGTGGTCAgggtatatatttatatatatatatttactactTTTTTAAGTATAGTTTcgaatatctatatatatatacatagatttAAGAAAAAATTGTATGGCTTTTGAGTAGTGGTCaaggtatatatttatatatatatatatatatttactactTTTTTAAGTATagtttcaaatatatatatacagagagaTTTTTCATGTATAGCTTTGCAGCAGAGGACTTagttttgaatatatatatatatgtagaggGGTTTCTCATGTGCAGCTGGATGATTTGTAGCACAGGGACGCTGTTGCCAGCACCAGGCAGGGGAGGGACGCCGTTGCCAGCACCAGGCAGGGGAGAAGCATTTTCGATCTAAGATTGCAGGTTGACGGAGAGACACCATTGCCGAACTGAGTGCGATAGTCGGGTTGAGGTATAGTCTGACTAAGTGGATTGAGGTTTCTTTGTATAAGCATGTTCGATTTATATGTTTGCAACTTCATTTTTTGTGGTCTATATTTTGTTTTCAGTTTTGCAGTACTTTGAATTTGTGTTTCCTGGTTTTGTTTTGCCTTTGTGTTTTACTGGTTTGTACCTTTGTGACGGGTttcattggaaaaaaaaaaaagaatgaagtTTGTACTTTATATTGAACGAGGTGATgagttaaatttattttattttttattttatgatgaATTCTGTTGAATTTATTGAAAGACAAACTTTTCAATTTAAGAAAGGAATAATAGACACGTTGTCATGTATGGTGTGTAAACCATTTTTTAATTTGTTCTTAGGAAATAATAAAATGGGTGGTGCTGATAAAAGTATTGTTAtataaattgttttattttagcAATTTGACTATGAAATAAATCTATAACAAGATCAAAATTAAAAAAGAGAATGGAAAACCTTATGAAAAATATTGGCGACAATCTTAAGTTGACAGATTGGCAGCCAACAATATTAATTAGTTGACATTTTGATTTCTAGTTTGGAGTGAAACAGCTAGAAGTAGGCCATTACTGTTGAGGccgaaacaaaataaaatttcttGCCTTTTATTTTTACTTTCTGTTTTGATTCATAAGTTTAGTTCTCTTGTTTTGCTTAATCTTTATAGTGttctgttttgtgttgagtttagTATATTAGCATATATTCGACTTCTTGATGAATACCAATCTAAAAGTTTtgcattctttttttttattttttatcttttgtttgAAGCAACAGCTGACCACAACACCATCACACCATTGTAGTCCATTTACGCTCAACCTGCATCATCTAAGGTGagctctttctctccctctctctactTTCTTTACATCTCTAGAATTCTTTGATTTGAATGTTTGATTTTGAAAACTTGGGCTATTAAATTTAAAAGAAGCATTATTTATGAAGACATAGATTGTGATAGTTAAAATTATGATTAGATGGCTGAGAAGAATGTAGACATTGACGATCATGCTTCTTGGCCTGAGGCTATTGAATCACATTTTATTAGTCTTCTATATGAAGAAGCCAAAAAAGGATTACAAACAACAACCTTGGACAAAAAGGGATGGCTGAAAATAGAAAATGACATATTAAATTCTTTTGGAAAGAGATATAAAATGCATCAATTGAAATCCAAATTCAATCGGTTAAGAAAGGCACATCGTGAATTTTCTCATCTTTTGGAACAAACTGGTATGGGATGGGATCCTCAAACAAGTACTGTTACAGCAAATGATGAAGTATGGGACACTTATCTAAAGGTAATATACTTACATTATACTTGTGTTGTTGATTACTTGATTATTCTAAATTCATGTTACATTGTAACGTTATGTGTTTTTGGATTTTTGTAGAAATATCCAAATGCGAAAAGATTTCGAAAAAAAGGATTGCAACATTATGAGATGCTTGGAGAAATATTCAATAATACAACAGCCACTGGTGGGATGAGTTATGCCTCCACTCAACTTCCGCCTTCTTCAGTTGAAGAACGCCAACAAGAGCGTCATTTTGTTGGAACTGGAGCACATGTTGATGTTGGTTTTGAATTTGATGGTGATAATTATGGAGAGGAGGAAGAAGTTACTGGTGTACGTCGTCGAGCTACTTCTGCTCCACCAGATGCACCAAaaccaaaagagaaaaagaacaaAGGGGCCAATCCATCCATCGACCATGTGATGGAAGAACTTGCAAAAAGTATTTCTGCTAAGACTGAGGCATCACTAGTACGGAGTGAGACTATGCGTAAGTATTATGAATCGAGGGAAAGGAGAATTAGCGAGGAAACCAGCAATGTCACTAACTCTTACAATGTGGAAGATTGTCAAAACATTCTAGATGGTATTCCAAATCTGGATAACAAAATATACCTCAAAGCGTTGCAAGAGTTTGTAGCAACCCCAGAATGGCGTGGAATATTCATGAGAATGAATGAGGAGCGTCGTCGTGCTTATCTTGATTCATTGATGGGGTgatttaatattgtttatttattatgagTTTGTCTGTCATGAACTACTAAACCATGAAGTTTACATTTTCTTAAATAATGTGTAATGAACTTAACTTGGTATTTATTATCATGATTGAACTATCTTATGTGGTTCCTTGTTATTTCTTTAACTTTTGTGAATTTTCGAATTAAACTTTTATTATTGTCATAATTAGGTACCTAAGATGGATGATTCAGATGAGGAGTTTGAAATATTATTTGGTGATACTTCTTCTTCATCAAGCGAGGAATTAATTGGTCAAGTTATCATGCTTAATCGATTACAAGAGATGCAAAAATCTCAACAGATTAGACGACCACTACGCACTTCAGATATGTCTGGACGTCAATATTTACTTGAGCTGTTAAATGGACACCCTGATAGATTGTTTTACACAATTAGAATGGACATTAATACTTTTAGATCTTTATGTCGTCGATTAGTTGAAATGGAAGTCATAGAACATGATAGGGTAATTAGTGTTGAAGAAGCTGTTGACATGTTTCTATGGATAGTTACACACAACCAACGAGTTAGAACTGTGGCTGAAAGATATCAACATTCAGGAGAAACTGTTTGTCGTCAGTTTGGTAGAGTGCTAGATGCATTGTGTTATTTAGGAAATGAAGTAATAAGGCCTCTTGACTTTAACACTGTGCAAgcagaaattcaaaataattcaAAGTATTTCCCATGGTTTAAGGTAAATTTTGTctgttaattttaataatataccAGTTATAATTCATATCAATTTAATTGATGTTGGTAATGATTTATCTAATTTGTTCTGCAGGATTGTGTTGGAGCAATTGATGGTACTCATGTAAGTGCAGTTGCACCAACTCTAAAACAACTTGCATTTAGAGGAAGAAAAATAGATGTAACACAAAATGTAATGGCTGCATGCTCCTTTAATATGATGTTTACTTATGTCTACGCTGGATGGGAAGGAACAGCCAATGATTCCCGAGTGCTTCttgatgcaatgagaaaagatgATAACTTCCCTATGCCACCACAAGGtattaaaataaactaattttgatacattataattttctttcaaatgttcttatatattaataatttcttTTAATATAGGAAAATACTATGTTGTTGATTCTGGTTATCCAAATATGCCTGGGTTTCTAGCACCATATCGTGGTGAACGTTATCACTTGCGTCGTTTTAGAGGAAGAGGGAACCACCCTAGAGGTGCAATGGAGTTATTCAATTATAGACACTCATCATTGCGTAATGTGATTGAACGTTGTTTTGGACTTCTAAAAGCTAGGTTTCCAATTTTGAAGTCAATGCCTCCATACTTGCTTGGAAAGCAACGTCGAATACCAATAGCATGTTGTGCTATCCATAACTGGATTAGAATGC
It encodes the following:
- the LOC133816740 gene encoding uncharacterized protein At2g29880-like encodes the protein MAEKNVDIDDHASWPEAIESHFISLLYEEAKKGLQTTTLDKKGWLKIENDILNSFGKRYKMHQLKSKFNRLRKAHREFSHLLEQTGMGWDPQTSTVTANDEVWDTYLKKYPNAKRFRKKGLQHYEMLGEIFNNTTATGGMSYASTQLPPSSVEERQQERHFVGTGAHVDVGFEFDGDNYGEEEEVTGVRRRATSAPPDAPKPKEKKNKGANPSIDHVMEELAKSISAKTEASLVRSETMRKYYESRERRISEETSNVTNSYNVEDCQNILDGIPNLDNKIYLKALQEFVATPEWRGIFMRMNEERRRAYLDSLMG
- the LOC133815583 gene encoding protein ALP1-like; amino-acid sequence: MDDSDEEFEILFGDTSSSSSEELIGQVIMLNRLQEMQKSQQIRRPLRTSDMSGRQYLLELLNGHPDRLFYTIRMDINTFRSLCRRLVEMEVIEHDRVISVEEAVDMFLWIVTHNQRVRTVAERYQHSGETVCRQFGRVLDALCYLGNEVIRPLDFNTVQAEIQNNSKYFPWFKDCVGAIDGTHVSAVAPTLKQLAFRGRKIDVTQNVMAACSFNMMFTYVYAGWEGTANDSRVLLDAMRKDDNFPMPPQGKYYVVDSGYPNMPGFLAPYRGERYHLRRFRGRGNHPRGAMELFNYRHSSLRNVIERCFGLLKARFPILKSMPPYLLGKQRRIPIACCAIHNWIRMHSINDEMFEQYSVDARTVEDIEGTESQSNTTTENQQEGDGAGISETPELNFSQAYMAQMENVRDDIAGQMWLSYNNNT